One stretch of Prunus persica cultivar Lovell chromosome G1, Prunus_persica_NCBIv2, whole genome shotgun sequence DNA includes these proteins:
- the LOC18788152 gene encoding tetratricopeptide repeat protein 33 → MNKLSPATDLSVPVREMKIAWKNNKKRPLGIISKYPNLPFEQQHDQHNNQEDPANDPNKNQNHTELNQEEHHEPLDAQSEPSDSSDAAKLFHSFQAEGTKLAEGGKYREALGKWEAALMLMPENAVLHEQKAQVLLELGDAWNAVKAATRATELKPSWDEAWVTLGRAQLNFGEPDSAIESFDSALAIKPDSEEARDDRHTAMQLVKRRKQLHSSGLSPTRNRYAVGEKT, encoded by the exons ATGAACAAGTTGTCGCCTGCAACTGATTTGTCTGTCCCagtgagagagatgaaaatagCTTGGAAGAACAACAAGAAGCGGCCTTTGGGCATCATATCAAAGTACCCAAATCTCCCTTTTGAGCAGCAACACGACCAACACAACAATCAAGAAGACCCAGCAAACGATCCCAATAAGAATCAAAACCATACAGAGCTCAACCAGGAAGAACACCATGAGCCACTCGACGCTCAGAGCGAGCCATCAGATTCTTCAGACGCTGCAAAACTCTTCCACTCCTTTCAAGCCGAGGGAACTAAGCTGGCCGAG GGTGGAAAGTACCGTGAAGCATTGGGAAAATGGGAGGCCGCTCTTATGTTGATGCCTGAAAATGCTGTTTTACATGAACAGAAGGCACAAGTTTTGCTTGAACTTGGGGATGCATGGAATGCAGTAAAGGCAGCAACTC GAGCCACTGAGTTGAAGCCTTCATGGGATGAG GCATGGGTTACCCTTGGCAGAGCACAGTTAAACTTTGGGGAGCCTGATAGTGCCATTGAAAGCTTCGACAGTGCATTAGCCATCAAG CCTGATTCTGAGGAGGCTCGAGATGACAGACATACAGCGATGCAACTGGTGAAAAGGCGAAAACAACTCCATTCATCAGGCTTAAGCCCGACAAGAAACCGTTATGCAGTTGGTGAGAAGACATGA
- the LOC18792452 gene encoding PHD finger protein EHD3, whose amino-acid sequence MEPEEGKSNGGITVCTEKVQSLTSEAKCGSTECTEKVQSLTSEANGGNTECTEKVQSWKSEANGGSTECTEKVQTWKSEANDGSTECTHKAQCLKSEANGFEFRVCKNFAEGRSDASEVVRTYKRRRRAGSSWDSRSQEYGGADVESSSQLADQRLKEPVDTAIQNNSCEQVHLQTNSSDACSDRHWRNAVLDSMYQSLGDDEGGVQVCIREAIVHFRDIDHTTRVKESGDNDADRHQCFFPTRSILNGPHSAANGQAGVILNGSSNKTNYPTVTAMCQRAFFNVLVSENFASLCKLLLENFQGIKADSIFDLNLINSRMKKGDYEHSPMLFSHDMQQIWRKLQGIGTNLISLAKSLSDMSRSSYKEQVGGSVRNTFEGGKDEFYAFESDFHTKLEQTEDCAVHSVYTCMHCGGKADGKDCLVCDSCEDMYHISCIQPAVKEIPLKSWYCLSCTASGVRSSHENCVVCEKLNVPKTLVDGVGGESVSTDEETVNEMGENSNFNTDDGIQPSEASKDLNICKTCGMEVEKSDKLKICGHPYCPKKYYHERCLTTKELKSYGPCWYCYSCLCRACLTDRDDDIIVLCDGCDHGYHIYCMDPPRIAIPSGKWFCRKCRAAIQVIRRTRKAHDKNEKKQKKNSEGSRKLNEKRADRESGQGRGGMELLVYAVKTLDHEEDMMSKKE is encoded by the exons ATGGAAcctgaagaaggaaaaagcaaTGGTGGTATTACGGTGTGCACTGAGAAAGTTCAATCCTTGACGAGTGAAGCCAAATGTGGTAGTACGGAGTGCACTGAGAAAGTTCAATCCTTGACAAGTGAAGCCAATGGTGGTAATACGGAGTGCACTGAGAAAGTTCAATCCTGGAAGAGTGAAGCCAATGGTGGTAGTACGGAGTGCACTGAGAAAGTTCAAACCTGGAAGAGTGAAGCCAATGATGGTAGTACGGAATGCACTCACAAAGCTCAATGCTTGAAGAGTGAAGCCAATGGATTTGAATTTAGGGTGTGTAAAAACTTTGCCGAAGGCCGCTCAGATGCAAGTGAGGTTGTTCGGACTTACAAGAGGCGGAGGCGTGCAGGGTCAAGTTGGGATAGCAGGTCACAAGAATATGGGGGAGCTGATGTAGAATCTTCGAGCCAATTGGCAGACCAG CGTCTAAAGGAACCTGTGGACACAGCAATACAGAATAACTCTTGTGAGCAAGTCCATCTTCAAACGAATAGTTCAGATGCTTGCTCAGATAGGCACTGGAGAAATGCTGTACTGGACAGCATGTATCAGTCGTTAGGTGATGATGAAGGTGGTGTACAAGTGTGCATCCGAGAAGCAATTGTACATTTTCGAGACATTGATCATACCACAAGAGTTAAG GAATCTGGTGATAATGATGCGGATAGGCATCAATGTTTTTTTCCAACGCGGTCTATCTTGAATGGACCTCATAGTGCAGCCAATGGGCAAGCTGGTGTTATATTGAATGGAtcttcaaataaaacaaactatCCTACAGTTACTGCAATGTGTCAGCGtgctttttttaatgttttagtTTCAGAAAATTTTGCTTCATTGTGCAAACTGCTGTTGGAAAATTTTCAAGGAATCAAGGCTGACAGCATTTTCGACCTTAATCTCATAAACTCAAGGATGAAAAAGGGGGATTATGAACATTCGCCTATGCTATTCTCACATGATATGCAACAG ATATGGAGAAAGCTTCAAGGGATTGGTACTAACTTGATTTCTCTTGCAAAAAGCCTCTCGGACATGTCAAGGAGTTCTTACAAAGAACAG GTGGGAGGTTCAGTCCGAAATACATTTGAAGGTGGAAAAGATGAG TTCTACGCCTTCGAATCTGACTTTCACACTAAACTGGAGCAAACAGAGGATTGTGCTGTGCACAGTGTATATACTTGCATGCATTGTGGAGGCAAGGCAGATGGGAAGGATTGTCTAGTATGTGATTCATGTGAGGACATGTACCATATCTCCTGCATTCAGCCTGCTGTCAAAGAGATTCCTCTAAAAAGTTGGTATTGTTTGAGTTGCACTGCCAGTGGCGTTCGATCATCCCATGAGAACTGTGTTGTGTGTGAGAAGTTGAATGTGCCCAAGACTCTAGTTGATGGAGTTGGAGGTGAAAGTGTTTCTACAGATGAAGAAACAGTCAATGAGATGGgagagaattcaaattttaatacAGATGATGGAATCCAACCTTCGGAAGCGAGCAAAGACTTGAACATCTGCAAAACTTGTGGAATGGAGGTAGAAAAAAGTGACAAGTTGAAGATATGTGGTCATCCATACTGCCCGAAGAAATACTACCATGAGAGGTGTCTGACAACTAAGGAGTTAAAATCATATGGTCCCTGTTGGTACTGCTATTCTTGTCTGTGCAGAGCTTGTCTCACTGATCGAGACGATGATATAATTGTTCTTTGTGATGGCTGTGATCATGGGTACCACATCTATTGTATGGACCCACCACGCATCGCCATTCCAAGCGGGAAATGGTTTTGCAGAAAATGTCGTGCAGCAATTCAGGTCATACGCAGGACAAGAAAGGCTCATGATAAGAatgaaaagaaacagaaaaagaacagTGAAGGATCAAGGAAGTTGAATGAAAAACGAGCTGACAGGGAATCAGGACAAGGTAGAGGGGGAATGGAGTTGCTTGTATATGCAGTCAAGACTCTAGATCATGAAGAAGATATGATGAGTAAAAAAGAATGA
- the LOC109947553 gene encoding zinc finger MYM-type protein 1-like, translated as MERFFKRKSSLGSSDSVGSSKTSSSRQSELDEVLANLQADPGLRIRMIEYDANIRDEVRRAYLQKGPCQPRGHSFPQSNISGLNRRFIPQWFDEFDWLEYSVSKDAAFCLYCYLFKSNFEQVGSEAFTGAGFKNWKKGRERMKVHVGPVGSVHNKAREAATNLMNQNAHIETAVSKHSEQARVAYRRCLIASIKCTKFLLRQGLSFRGNDESATSSNRGNYLELLQFLADNDEKVKEVMLENAPGNLKLVAPKIQKDIVNACAGETLDVIMSGLKDRFFSILVDEARDISVKEQMAMVLRYVDDKGHVIERFVGVQHVTDTTSSTLKDAIDIFFSSNGLSFSKLRGQGYDGASNMRGELNGLKTKILREQPCAYYVHCFAHQLQLALVAVAKKNIDIASFFTTTNSVVNHVGASCKRRDALRAQLQEELVIAFENDCLITGRGLHQETSLIRAGDTRWSSHYGTIISIISMFSSVIHVLQMIIDDNPNDSAGEANKIQREMLTFQFVFHLFLMKAILGLTNDVSQALQKKDQEIVNAMALVKSCKEKLHWMRNNGFDALVEEVSSFCDKHHIDVPTMDEPFILPGRSRRNAPIKTNRHHYRVELFIYVIDEQLTELDDRFNEVNTELLICLACLSPNDSFVAFDKQKLLRLAQFYPQDFSYGDLLALDDQLELYIHYVSSSSDFSDLHGIGDLAKKMVETRMHRAFNYVYLLITLALVLPVATASVERAFSVMNIIKGPLRNKMGDQWLSDSLLVYVENDVFDCIENEAIMLRFQNMKPRRGQL; from the coding sequence ATGGAAAGattttttaagagaaagtCATCATTGGGTAGTTCGGATAGTGTGGGAAGTTCAAAAACTTCAAGTTCAAGACAAAGTGAGTTAGATGAGGTTTTGGCTAATCTTCAGGCAGACCCGGGACTAAGAATTCGTATGATTGAGTATGATGCTAATATTAGAGATGAGGTTCGAAGAGCATATCTACAAAAAGGACCTTGTCAACCTAGAGGTCATTCTTTCCCACAAAGTAATATCTCAGGACTTAATCGACGCTTCATTCCCCAATGGtttgatgaatttgattgGTTGGAGTATAGTGTATCTAAAGATGCTGCATTTTGTCTTTATTGCTATCTCTTTAAATCCAATTTTGAACAAGTGGGTAGTGAAGCCTTCACTGGAGCAGGGTTTAAGAATTggaagaaagggagagaaagaaTGAAGGTGCATGTTGGACCGGTTGGTAGTGTTCATAATAAAGCTAGAGAAGCCGCTACAAATTTGATGAATCAAAATGCACATATTGAAACGGCTGTGAGCAAACACTCTGAACAAGCTCGTGTGGCATATCGAAGATGCTTAATTGCATCAATCAAGTGCACTAAGTTTCTATTGAGACAAGGTCTTTCTTTTCGTGGAAATGATGAAAGTGCCACTTCAAGCAATAGGGGAAATTACTTGGAGTTATTGCAATTCCTTGCAGACAATGATGAGAAAGTTAAAGAAGTTATGTTGGAAAATGCTCCGGGGAATCTCAAGTTAGTAGCTCCAAAGATTCAAAAAGATATTGTGAATGCATGTGCCGGGGAAACACTTGATGTCATCATGAGTGGTTTAAAAGATAGATTCTTTTCTATATTGGTGGATGAAGCACGCGATATTTCTGTGAAAGAGCAAATGGCTATGGTGTTGCGTTATGTGGATGACAAAGGGCATGTAATTGAGAGGTTTGTGGGGGTTCAACATGTTACCGACACCACTTCAAGTACACTAAAGGATGCCATTgacatattcttttcttccaatGGTTTGAGCTTTTCCAAGTTACGAGGACAAGGTTATGATGGAGCTAGCAATATGAGAGGTGAGTTGAATGGCCTTaaaacaaagattttgagagaaCAACCTTGTGCCTACTATGTTCATTGCTTTGCTCATCAACTTCAACTAGCACTTGTTGCCGTAGCAAAGAAGAATATTGATATTGCCTCTTTCTTCACAACCACTAATAGTGTGGTTAACCATGTTGGAGCATCGTGTAAGCGGCGTGATGCACTTAGAGCACAACTCCAAGAAGAACTTGTGATAGCTTTTGAAAATGATTGTCTTATAACGGGGCGAGGTTTGCATCAAGAAACAAGTCTCATACGTGCCGGTGACACACGATGGAGCTCACATTACGGTACCATTATTAGCATCATTTCTATGTTTTCATCTGTGATTCATGTGCTTCAAATGATTATTGATGATAATCCCAATGATAGTGCCGGTGAAGCAAATAAGATTCAAAGGGAAATGCTTACTTTTCAGTTTGTGTTTCACCTATTCTTAATGAAGGCTATATTGGGACTCACAAATGATGTGTCACAAGcattgcaaaagaaagatcaagaaaTTGTGAATGCAATGGCTTTGGTGAAATCATGCAAGGAAAAACTACATTGGATGAGGAATAATGGGTTTGATGCATTGGTTGAAGAGGTGTCTTCATTTTGTGACAAACATCATATTGATGTTCCTACCATGGATGAGCCCTTCATACTTCCAGGGAGGTCAAGGCGTAATGCTCCAATAAAGACAAATCGTCATCATTATCGTGTGGAGCTCTTTATTTATGTCATTGACGAGCAACTTACGGAGTTAGATGATCGTTTTAATGAGGTAAATACTGAGTTGCTTATTTGTTTGGCATGTTTGAGTCCAAATGATTCATTTGTAGCTTTTGATAAACAAAAGTTACTTCGTCTTGCTCAATTTTATCCTCAAGACTTTTCTTATGGGGATCTTTTGGCACTTGATGATCAACTTGAGCTTTATATTCATTATGTGAGTTCGAGTAGTGATTTCTCTGACTTGCACGGGATTGGTGATCttgcaaaaaaaatggtggagaCAAGGATGCATCGAGCATTCAATTATGTGTATTTGCTTATTACATTGGCTCTAGTTTTACCGGTTGCTACTGCTTCAGTCGAGAGGGCATTCTCCGTCATGAATATTATCAAAGGTCCACTTCGGAACAAAATGGGAGATCAATGGTTGAGTGATAGCTTGCTTGTTTATGTTGAGAATGATGTTTTTGATTGTATTGAAAATGAAGCTATAATGCTAcgttttcaaaatatgaaacctCGTCGTGGccaattgtaa